From a region of the uncultured Jannaschia sp. genome:
- the hrpB gene encoding ATP-dependent helicase HrpB: MTPLPIDDALPDLVAAVGTHGLAVLQAPPGAGKTTRVPLALLPVIDGCIVMLEPRRLATRAAAARMAETLGEPAGRTVGYRMRGASEVSDATRIEVVTEGIFTRMIQADPELPGIGCVIFDEFHERSLNADLGLALAVEARQVLRPDLALVVMSATLDAGPVAEMLGAPVVTSEGRSFPVERRWRDRPPPEGQRIEAQVAALVTEALDTVEGDVLAFLPGEGEIRRCAGLLGAVAADVRPLYGALPFAEQRAAIAPGPRRKVVLATSIAETSLTIEGVRAVVDGGLARRARFDPGSGMSRLVTERVTRAEATQRAGRAGRVAPGVAFSNWMQGQEGALAAFPPPEIARADLTGLALELAVWGSDALAFLTPPPEGALAEARALLASLGALEGGTITDHGRALARMPLHPRLAHMVTTGGRGVAALAGVLVVRSGPGPVDLGEVLRAPTPEARAEAKRLRRFEAGPPRSDAQRLALAYPDRVGLRRDGEAPRWLLSGGKGAKMEKGDTLAGARLIVASDLDGDRTEARVRKALAITEAELREVHGPAIAWVETCAWSERHRRVEARRREMFGAIALDDRPWPDAPPDGIAAALMDGLRSLGVDALGWSKRARLLRARIAAAELRDVSDAALLAALDEWLAPWLDGIRDAGGLGRLDPTDALMAWLGWNDGQRLDRLAPASYRSPLGNRVPIDYAPEIPTISVRVQEMFGETRHPVVGRTPLRIELLSPARRPVAITQDLPGFWAGAWADVRRDMRGRYPRHPWPEDPTVADPTLRAKPRG; encoded by the coding sequence ATGACGCCGTTGCCCATCGACGACGCGTTGCCTGACCTCGTGGCGGCGGTGGGCACGCATGGGTTGGCCGTCCTGCAGGCCCCGCCCGGTGCGGGCAAGACGACCCGCGTGCCGTTGGCCCTCCTGCCGGTGATCGACGGCTGTATCGTCATGCTGGAGCCGCGTCGGCTGGCCACCCGCGCTGCCGCCGCGCGCATGGCCGAGACGCTGGGCGAGCCCGCGGGCCGGACCGTCGGCTACCGGATGCGCGGGGCCTCCGAGGTCTCGGACGCGACCCGGATCGAGGTCGTGACCGAAGGCATCTTCACGCGCATGATCCAGGCCGATCCCGAGCTGCCGGGCATCGGCTGCGTCATCTTCGACGAATTCCACGAACGCTCGCTCAACGCCGATCTGGGGCTCGCGCTGGCGGTCGAGGCGCGGCAGGTGCTCCGCCCCGATCTGGCGCTTGTCGTGATGTCCGCGACCCTCGATGCGGGCCCCGTGGCCGAGATGCTGGGCGCGCCGGTCGTCACCTCCGAAGGACGGAGCTTCCCGGTCGAGCGGCGCTGGCGCGACCGGCCGCCCCCCGAGGGCCAGCGCATCGAAGCACAGGTCGCGGCCCTCGTGACCGAGGCGCTGGACACGGTCGAGGGCGACGTGCTGGCCTTTTTGCCCGGCGAGGGCGAGATCCGGCGCTGCGCCGGGCTTCTAGGGGCGGTCGCGGCAGACGTGCGCCCGCTCTACGGCGCCCTGCCCTTTGCCGAGCAGCGCGCCGCCATCGCGCCGGGGCCGCGCCGGAAGGTCGTGCTGGCCACGTCCATCGCCGAGACCTCGCTGACGATCGAGGGCGTGCGCGCGGTGGTCGATGGCGGGCTGGCCCGGCGGGCCCGGTTCGACCCGGGCTCCGGCATGTCGCGGCTGGTGACCGAACGGGTCACGCGCGCCGAGGCCACGCAGCGGGCCGGCCGCGCGGGCCGGGTCGCACCGGGCGTGGCCTTCTCCAACTGGATGCAGGGACAAGAGGGCGCGCTCGCCGCCTTCCCGCCCCCCGAGATCGCGCGCGCTGACCTCACGGGATTGGCGCTTGAGCTGGCCGTCTGGGGCTCGGACGCGCTGGCCTTCCTGACGCCGCCCCCCGAGGGCGCGTTGGCCGAAGCGCGCGCGCTGCTGGCGTCGCTGGGCGCGCTCGAGGGTGGGACCATCACCGACCATGGGCGCGCGCTGGCGCGGATGCCGCTCCACCCGAGACTGGCCCATATGGTGACGACCGGCGGGCGCGGCGTGGCAGCACTCGCGGGCGTGCTCGTGGTGCGGTCGGGGCCCGGCCCGGTCGATCTGGGCGAGGTGCTGCGCGCGCCGACCCCCGAAGCTCGCGCCGAGGCCAAGCGCCTGCGTCGGTTCGAGGCAGGGCCGCCCCGCTCGGACGCGCAGCGCCTCGCGCTTGCCTATCCCGATCGGGTGGGCCTGCGCCGCGATGGCGAGGCACCGCGCTGGCTCCTGTCCGGCGGCAAGGGCGCGAAGATGGAGAAGGGCGACACGCTCGCCGGGGCGCGCCTGATCGTGGCCAGCGATCTCGACGGCGACCGCACCGAAGCGCGGGTCCGGAAGGCCCTCGCGATCACCGAGGCCGAGCTCCGCGAGGTGCATGGCCCGGCGATCGCCTGGGTCGAAACCTGCGCATGGTCCGAGCGGCATCGCCGGGTCGAGGCGCGGCGGCGCGAGATGTTCGGGGCCATCGCGCTCGACGACCGCCCGTGGCCCGATGCCCCGCCTGACGGGATTGCGGCGGCCCTCATGGACGGCTTGCGATCCCTCGGGGTGGACGCGCTCGGCTGGTCGAAGCGCGCGCGTCTGCTGCGCGCCCGCATCGCGGCGGCCGAGTTGCGGGATGTGAGCGATGCGGCGCTGCTCGCGGCCTTGGACGAATGGCTGGCGCCGTGGCTCGACGGGATCCGAGACGCGGGCGGGCTCGGGCGGCTCGACCCGACGGATGCGCTCATGGCGTGGCTCGGATGGAACGACGGCCAGCGGTTGGACCGGCTGGCCCCGGCGTCCTACCGCTCGCCGCTCGGAAACCGCGTGCCCATCGACTACGCGCCCGAGATCCCGACCATCTCGGTGCGCGTGCAGGAGATGTTCGGCGAGACGCGGCATCCGGTCGTGGGCCGGACCCCGCTCCGGATCGAGCTTCTGTCGCCTGCGCGCCGTCCCGTCGCGATCACGCAGGACCTGCCGGGCTTCTGGGCCGGCGCTTGGGCCGATGTGCGTCGCGACATGCGCGGGCGCTATCCGCGCCACCCCTGGCCCGAAGACCCGACCGTCGCCGACCCGACCCTCCGGGCCAAGCCGCGCGGCTAG
- a CDS encoding alpha/beta hydrolase, with amino-acid sequence MESWQDMDRAALDDAYANADHIADAAAYPPRWAAEAADFRARSDVSTIAYGPGEAEALDLFRPEGAPHGLVVFVHGGYWRRFGRSDWSHFAEGALSAGYAVAMPGYPLAPGARIAEITACIARAVDRAAEDVSGPIRLTGHSAGGHLVARMIMADAAPACIARIATCVPISPVADLRPLVPQSMNDDLRLDAAEAVAESPALGHPLAGPAVTVHVGAEERPSFLWQADALGAAWDVPVRRAPGRHHFDVIDALRDPASPLMRDILA; translated from the coding sequence ATGGAGTCTTGGCAAGACATGGACCGCGCGGCGTTGGACGACGCCTACGCCAATGCCGACCACATCGCCGACGCGGCGGCCTATCCGCCCCGCTGGGCCGCCGAAGCCGCCGACTTCCGGGCCCGCAGCGATGTCAGCACCATCGCTTACGGGCCGGGCGAGGCCGAGGCGCTCGACCTCTTCCGGCCGGAGGGTGCGCCGCACGGCCTCGTGGTGTTCGTCCATGGCGGCTACTGGCGGCGGTTCGGCCGCTCGGACTGGTCGCACTTCGCCGAAGGCGCACTGAGCGCAGGATACGCGGTCGCGATGCCGGGCTATCCGCTCGCCCCCGGCGCGCGCATCGCAGAGATCACCGCCTGCATCGCCCGCGCCGTGGATCGCGCGGCCGAGGACGTGTCCGGCCCGATCCGGCTGACCGGGCACAGTGCGGGCGGACATCTCGTGGCGCGGATGATCATGGCCGATGCCGCGCCCGCCTGCATCGCGCGAATTGCGACCTGTGTGCCGATCAGCCCCGTCGCCGATCTGCGCCCGCTTGTGCCGCAAAGCATGAATGACGACCTGCGCCTCGATGCGGCCGAGGCCGTGGCGGAAAGCCCGGCGCTGGGCCACCCGCTCGCGGGGCCAGCCGTCACGGTGCATGTCGGCGCCGAGGAGCGGCCGAGCTTTCTCTGGCAGGCCGACGCCTTGGGGGCGGCGTGGGACGTGCCCGTCCGGCGCGCGCCCGGACGCCACCATTTCGACGTCATCGACGCGCTGCGCGACCCCGCCTCGCCGCTGATGCGCGACATCCTCGCCTAG
- a CDS encoding F0F1 ATP synthase subunit B translates to MRIILTTAAALAATPALAASGPFFSLGNTDFVVTIGFLIFVGIVLYFKVPSKLMGMLDTRAAGIQKDLDEARALREEAQTLLASYERKTREAQTQADEIVATARAEAQATADQARVDLEASVQRRLAAAIDQIDSARNAAVKEVRDRAIAVATAAAGEVVAKQLTASDADTLIDQSIETVSAKLH, encoded by the coding sequence ATGCGCATCATCCTGACCACCGCCGCCGCCCTGGCCGCGACGCCCGCGCTGGCCGCCTCCGGCCCCTTCTTCAGCCTCGGGAACACCGATTTCGTCGTCACGATCGGCTTTCTGATCTTCGTGGGCATCGTCCTCTACTTCAAGGTGCCGTCCAAGCTGATGGGGATGCTCGACACCCGCGCGGCCGGCATCCAGAAGGATCTCGACGAGGCCCGCGCGCTGCGCGAGGAGGCACAGACGCTGCTGGCCTCCTACGAGCGCAAGACCCGCGAAGCCCAGACCCAGGCCGACGAGATCGTGGCCACTGCCCGCGCCGAGGCACAGGCCACCGCCGACCAGGCCCGCGTCGACCTCGAAGCGTCCGTCCAGCGTCGCCTTGCCGCCGCGATCGACCAGATCGACAGCGCGCGGAACGCTGCCGTCAAGGAGGTCCGGGACCGGGCCATCGCCGTCGCGACCGCCGCGGCGGGCGAGGTCGTGGCCAAGCAGCTCACCGCCTCCGATGCCGACACGCTGATCGACCAGTCGATCGAAACGGTATCCGCCAAGCTACACTGA
- a CDS encoding F0F1 ATP synthase subunit B', with translation MATEPIDLELAGLCVNSVGNAIGMPQLCTEWFGNQIFWLIVTLVAIYLILTKIALPRLGAVLAERSGTISNDLAAAEDLNRQAREAEAAYEQALADARAEAQRISAEARAEIKGDLDAAIAKADEQIAEKTAESEAQISEIRAGSAASVTEVARDVAAEIVEALGGKADRSAIDAAVDSRVKGA, from the coding sequence ATGGCCACCGAACCCATCGACCTCGAACTCGCGGGCCTCTGCGTCAACAGCGTCGGCAACGCCATCGGCATGCCGCAGCTCTGCACCGAGTGGTTCGGCAACCAGATCTTCTGGCTGATCGTCACGCTCGTGGCCATCTACCTGATCCTGACCAAGATCGCCCTGCCGCGCCTCGGCGCCGTGCTGGCGGAGCGGTCGGGCACCATATCCAACGACCTGGCCGCCGCCGAAGACCTCAACCGGCAAGCCCGCGAAGCCGAGGCCGCCTATGAGCAGGCGCTGGCCGATGCCCGTGCCGAAGCGCAGCGCATCTCGGCCGAGGCCCGCGCCGAGATCAAGGGCGACCTCGACGCCGCCATCGCCAAGGCGGACGAGCAGATCGCCGAGAAGACCGCCGAGAGCGAGGCACAGATCTCCGAGATCCGCGCCGGTTCCGCCGCTTCCGTGACCGAGGTCGCCCGCGACGTGGCCGCCGAGATCGTCGAAGCGCTGGGCGGCAAGGCCGACCGATCCGCGATCGACGCGGCCGTCGACAGCCGCGTGAAGGGGGCCTGA
- a CDS encoding F0F1 ATP synthase subunit C, with the protein MEGDIIVLADTGKFIGAGLAAIGSGAAAIGVGNVAGNFLAGALRNPSAAGGQTATLFIGIAFAEALGIFAFLVSLLLMFAV; encoded by the coding sequence ATGGAAGGCGACATCATCGTTCTGGCCGACACCGGCAAATTCATCGGCGCAGGCCTGGCCGCGATCGGCTCCGGCGCCGCCGCCATCGGTGTGGGCAACGTGGCCGGCAACTTCCTCGCCGGCGCCCTGCGCAACCCCTCCGCCGCTGGCGGACAGACCGCCACGCTCTTCATCGGCATCGCGTTCGCCGAAGCCCTCGGCATCTTCGCCTTCCTGGTGTCGCTGCTGCTGATGTTCGCCGTCTAA
- a CDS encoding F0F1 ATP synthase subunit A encodes MAEPTEGGLSFHPMDQFIVKPLFGEAGDPVAWYTITNATFWMALTVLCVLLLLVLGTRGRGIVPSRIQSIAELAYGFVYKMIEDVTGKDAVKYFPYIFTLFLFILFSNFLALIPMSFSPTSQIAVTAVLGFGVFFAVTILGFVKNGASFLSLFWVSSAPLVLRPVLALIEIISYFVRPVSHSIRLAGNIMAGHAVLKVFATFAALVAVAPLSLFGIVAIYGLEVLVSAIQAYVFTILTCVYLKDALHPHH; translated from the coding sequence ATGGCTGAACCGACCGAAGGCGGGCTGTCCTTCCACCCGATGGACCAGTTCATCGTCAAGCCGCTCTTCGGCGAGGCGGGCGATCCGGTGGCGTGGTACACGATCACCAACGCGACGTTCTGGATGGCGCTGACGGTGCTCTGCGTGCTGCTCCTGCTGGTGCTGGGCACCCGTGGCCGCGGCATCGTTCCCAGCCGCATCCAGTCGATCGCCGAACTGGCCTACGGCTTCGTCTACAAGATGATCGAGGACGTGACCGGCAAAGACGCGGTGAAGTACTTCCCCTACATCTTCACGCTGTTCCTCTTCATCCTCTTCTCGAACTTCCTCGCTCTGATCCCGATGTCGTTCTCGCCGACCAGCCAGATCGCCGTGACGGCGGTGCTGGGCTTCGGCGTGTTCTTCGCGGTGACGATCCTCGGCTTCGTCAAGAACGGCGCGTCGTTCCTGTCGCTCTTCTGGGTCTCGTCGGCGCCGCTGGTGCTGCGCCCGGTGCTCGCGCTGATCGAGATCATCTCGTATTTCGTGCGTCCGGTCAGCCACTCCATTCGTCTGGCGGGCAACATCATGGCAGGCCACGCGGTTCTGAAGGTCTTCGCGACCTTCGCGGCTCTCGTCGCGGTCGCTCCGCTCTCGCTCTTCGGGATCGTCGCGATCTACGGGCTCGAGGTGCTGGTCTCGGCGATCCAGGCCTACGTCTTCACGATCCTGACCTGCGTGTACCTGAAGGACGCGCTGCATCCCCATCACTGA
- a CDS encoding AtpZ/AtpI family protein, giving the protein MSDDDADRLKALEAKLAAKRPSEEKDHMEEHYSQAQLAWRMVIELVAGLGIGFGIGYGLDALLGTQPWLMVVFTLLGFAAGVKTMISSAQEMQGKLSVSAALKEPGAGAPKDEGDHG; this is encoded by the coding sequence ATGTCCGACGACGACGCCGATCGCCTGAAGGCTCTCGAGGCCAAGCTGGCCGCCAAGCGTCCGTCCGAGGAGAAGGACCACATGGAGGAGCACTACTCCCAGGCGCAACTGGCCTGGCGGATGGTGATCGAACTCGTCGCCGGTCTCGGGATCGGCTTCGGCATCGGATACGGCCTCGACGCCCTGCTGGGAACCCAGCCCTGGCTGATGGTCGTGTTCACGCTCCTGGGCTTCGCGGCCGGGGTGAAAACGATGATCTCCTCGGCGCAGGAGATGCAGGGCAAGCTGTCGGTATCGGCGGCGTTGAAGGAACCGGGCGCCGGCGCGCCAAAGGACGAGGGCGATCATGGCTGA
- a CDS encoding glycosyltransferase family 4 protein: MPDRKPRILLISPFMSGEATGEAFVAFRWAEALAPLVDLTVAAFESPGHTPLAAQLPGARALTLALPRALRRHTRLGAMLKPEWPIFARHVRRHLAGAEYDLTHQIMPQGMRYAVPLRHGRAPFVVGPLGGSLPTPPAFAHEVAPPGWFARLRALDGLRLRHDPGLRASYREAALILGVAPYVREALEAAGIAPRAYANVLELGIDDVAPPRPARADGEIRLLHVGRGVRTKGLRDAVRAMARVADPRLRLISAGDGPELPECRAEAERLGIADRVTFHGLIPRAEVETLYAEADIFVFPSFREPAGNVVYEAMRWGLPMIVADAGGPGAFLDDDAAIKVPVTDPDRFAGDIAAAIGRLAADPEARARLGHAARAQVLRDGLWPAKAADLARRYREVIAAG; the protein is encoded by the coding sequence ATGCCCGACCGAAAGCCCCGCATCCTCCTGATCTCGCCCTTCATGTCGGGCGAGGCCACGGGCGAGGCCTTCGTGGCCTTTCGCTGGGCCGAGGCGCTGGCCCCGCTGGTCGATCTGACCGTCGCGGCCTTCGAGAGCCCCGGCCACACGCCGCTGGCCGCCCAGCTGCCCGGTGCGCGGGCGTTGACCTTGGCCCTGCCGCGCGCGTTGCGGCGGCATACGCGGCTGGGCGCGATGCTGAAGCCCGAATGGCCGATCTTCGCGCGCCATGTCCGGCGGCATCTGGCGGGGGCCGAGTACGACCTGACCCATCAGATCATGCCGCAGGGGATGCGCTATGCCGTGCCGCTGCGCCATGGGCGCGCGCCCTTCGTGGTGGGTCCGCTGGGTGGCTCGCTGCCGACGCCGCCGGCCTTTGCCCACGAGGTCGCGCCTCCCGGTTGGTTCGCCCGTCTCCGCGCGCTCGACGGGCTGCGCCTGCGCCACGATCCGGGCCTGCGCGCGAGCTATCGCGAGGCGGCACTGATCCTCGGGGTCGCGCCTTATGTGCGCGAAGCGCTGGAGGCGGCCGGGATCGCGCCGCGCGCCTATGCGAACGTGCTGGAACTGGGGATCGACGACGTGGCACCGCCCCGGCCCGCGCGGGCTGACGGCGAAATCCGGCTCCTGCATGTCGGACGTGGGGTGCGGACCAAGGGCCTGCGCGATGCCGTTCGGGCGATGGCGCGCGTAGCCGATCCGCGCCTGCGGCTGATCTCGGCCGGGGACGGGCCGGAGCTGCCGGAATGCCGCGCCGAGGCCGAACGGCTGGGGATCGCGGACCGGGTGACGTTCCACGGGCTCATCCCCCGCGCCGAGGTCGAGACCCTCTATGCCGAAGCCGACATCTTCGTCTTCCCGAGCTTTCGCGAGCCTGCGGGAAATGTCGTCTACGAGGCGATGCGCTGGGGCCTGCCGATGATCGTCGCGGATGCCGGGGGGCCGGGCGCGTTTCTCGATGACGACGCGGCAATCAAGGTGCCGGTGACCGACCCCGACCGGTTCGCGGGCGACATCGCGGCGGCGATCGGCAGGCTTGCAGCCGATCCCGAGGCCCGTGCGCGGCTGGGCCACGCGGCGCGGGCGCAGGTGCTGCGCGACGGGCTCTGGCCCGCCAAGGCCGCCGATCTGGCGCGCCGCTACCGCGAGGTTATCGCGGCGGGCTGA
- a CDS encoding EcsC family protein produces the protein MMKPQTEQIFPPLDREAELDRLAAAMRGASGVGLQLLSLIGTQAESMIDMLPQSVRSGLEKATAAALEQSFTAAAASRGRIADGSDWLTRAITVGTGAAGGFGGLPSALAELPVTTTLILRAIQSIADEHGFDPARPEIRAACLRVFAAAGPLDDDDGTDLSFLTMRLTVTGSAIHGLIAKVAPRLAIPLGQKLAAQAVPVIGAAAGAATNYIYTSYYQEVARVQFGLMRLAESTGEDMDVLTAELRVRLKT, from the coding sequence ATGATGAAGCCGCAGACCGAACAGATCTTTCCGCCGCTCGACCGCGAGGCCGAGCTCGACCGTCTTGCCGCCGCCATGCGGGGCGCCTCGGGGGTCGGCCTGCAACTGCTGTCGCTGATCGGGACGCAGGCCGAGAGCATGATCGACATGCTGCCGCAATCGGTCCGCTCCGGGTTGGAAAAGGCCACCGCCGCCGCGCTGGAGCAATCGTTCACGGCCGCCGCCGCCTCGCGCGGTCGGATCGCGGACGGCTCGGACTGGCTAACCCGCGCGATCACCGTGGGCACGGGTGCTGCGGGCGGCTTCGGTGGCTTGCCCTCGGCGCTGGCCGAGCTTCCCGTGACCACGACGCTGATCCTGCGCGCGATTCAGTCCATCGCGGACGAGCACGGCTTCGATCCCGCGCGTCCCGAGATCCGCGCTGCCTGCCTGCGGGTCTTCGCCGCCGCCGGGCCCCTCGACGACGACGACGGCACGGATCTGAGCTTTCTGACCATGCGCCTGACGGTGACCGGCAGCGCGATTCACGGTCTGATCGCCAAGGTCGCCCCGCGCCTCGCCATTCCGCTGGGCCAGAAGCTGGCCGCACAGGCCGTGCCCGTCATCGGGGCCGCCGCCGGGGCCGCGACGAACTACATCTACACCTCCTACTACCAGGAGGTGGCGCGGGTGCAGTTCGGCCTGATGCGCCTGGCCGAGAGCACGGGCGAGGACATGGATGTCCTGACCGCAGAGCTGCGGGTGCGTCTGAAGACCTGA
- a CDS encoding GNAT family N-acetyltransferase codes for MELCRETPEDEWEVEALLDLCFAPGRTALSSYRLRDGVAAARDLCLVARGAAGEVAGAIRFWPVRVGAHDAMLLGPVAIHPTRQGEGLGAYLIQSGLDRAAVAGVNRVLLVGDAPYYGRFGFAPLAGVTMPPPTNPARVLGCWDWDGITGDVVRALP; via the coding sequence ATGGAACTCTGCCGCGAGACACCCGAGGACGAATGGGAGGTCGAAGCGCTTCTGGACCTGTGCTTCGCGCCGGGCCGGACGGCGCTCTCGTCCTACCGGCTGCGCGACGGCGTGGCGGCGGCGCGCGATCTCTGTCTCGTGGCGCGGGGCGCGGCAGGCGAGGTCGCGGGCGCGATCCGCTTCTGGCCCGTCCGCGTCGGGGCGCATGACGCGATGCTGCTGGGACCGGTCGCGATCCATCCGACGCGGCAGGGCGAGGGGCTGGGCGCCTATCTGATCCAGTCGGGTCTGGACCGCGCGGCGGTCGCGGGCGTGAACCGGGTCCTGCTGGTCGGGGACGCGCCCTATTACGGGCGGTTCGGCTTCGCACCGCTGGCGGGCGTGACCATGCCGCCCCCGACGAACCCGGCGCGGGTGCTGGGATGCTGGGATTGGGACGGGATCACGGGCGACGTCGTACGGGCCTTGCCCTGA
- a CDS encoding flavin reductase family protein: protein MFYRPEDGHGLPHNPFNAVVSPRPIGWIGTRGAMGDNLAPYSFFNAVAYVPPQVMFASTSAKDDRDGTKDSVAQIRESGVFSVNIVEYASRDRMNVSSGAHPAGTDEFAVAGVPKAECDTIDAPRVADAPATLECKLTQIVTLPGAANFAVFGEVTGIHLRDDCIVDGRFDVTTFAPLARLGYRDYTRVGDLFSLKRPDD, encoded by the coding sequence ATGTTCTACCGCCCCGAGGACGGCCACGGCCTGCCCCACAATCCGTTCAACGCCGTCGTCTCGCCCCGCCCCATCGGCTGGATCGGAACGCGCGGCGCGATGGGCGACAACCTGGCACCCTACAGCTTCTTCAACGCGGTGGCCTATGTCCCGCCGCAGGTGATGTTCGCCTCGACCAGCGCCAAGGACGACCGGGACGGGACCAAGGACAGCGTGGCGCAGATCCGCGAAAGCGGCGTCTTCTCGGTCAATATCGTGGAATACGCGTCGCGCGACCGCATGAACGTCTCGTCGGGGGCGCATCCCGCCGGCACGGACGAATTCGCGGTCGCGGGCGTGCCCAAGGCGGAATGCGACACGATCGACGCGCCGCGCGTGGCCGACGCGCCCGCGACGCTGGAATGCAAGCTGACGCAGATCGTGACCCTGCCCGGCGCGGCGAATTTCGCGGTCTTCGGCGAAGTCACCGGCATCCACCTGCGCGACGATTGCATCGTCGACGGCCGGTTCGACGTGACGACCTTCGCGCCGCTGGCCCGGCTCGGGTATCGCGACTACACCAGGGTCGGTGATCTCTTCTCGCTCAAGCGGCCGGACGACTAG
- a CDS encoding peptidase, with protein sequence MRAPMSSSDRLIHWLATHEQRAKWFALALGIASTIAIVQNWHPWPMILGLPFCTIWIFYAWLHGERQLKLINLLFTALYVYGITRWLVLGA encoded by the coding sequence ATGCGTGCGCCCATGTCGTCCTCCGACCGCCTGATCCACTGGCTCGCCACCCATGAGCAGCGGGCGAAGTGGTTCGCACTGGCGCTGGGCATCGCGAGCACCATCGCCATCGTCCAGAACTGGCACCCCTGGCCGATGATCCTCGGGCTGCCCTTCTGCACCATCTGGATCTTCTACGCCTGGCTCCACGGCGAGCGGCAGCTCAAGCTGATCAACCTTCTCTTCACGGCGCTCTACGTCTACGGGATCACCCGCTGGCTGGTGCTGGGGGCCTAG
- a CDS encoding SulP family inorganic anion transporter, whose product MSRSLLARLADRYDGPDLRVAPTSVLSLPVLRVEVLAGLTVALALVPEAVAFAFVAGVNPLVGLYAAFIVGLITALIGGRPGMISGATGALAVVMVSLVAVHGVEYLFATVVLMGLLQIFAGVMRWGKFIRLVPHPVMLGFVNGLAIVIFLAQLTQFRTPDGAWLPAGDILLMLGLIAVTMAVIWGLPKVTNLIPAPLAGIGITAALVIGLGLSTPTVGDMASIAGGLPAFHIPMVPLNYETLTIILPYALILAAIGLIESLLTLNLVGEITGQRGGASQECIAQGAANTVTGFFGGMGGCAMIGQSMINVKSGGRTRISGISAALFLLAFILVAAPLIERIPLAALVGVMFMVVIGTFAWNSIKILTRVPRIDAVVIILMTIVTVLTDLAIAVVVGVIVSALAYAWENARRIRASTYETPEGARVYQVNGPLFFGSATGFVELFDPEADPSVVIVDFAESRVADQSALQAIEAVAGKYEAAGKRIELRHLSRDCHRLLTKAGHLMVDSDDDPDYAIAANYGVRTGILEGGH is encoded by the coding sequence ATGAGCCGATCCCTTCTGGCGCGCCTCGCCGACCGTTACGACGGCCCCGACCTGCGCGTGGCCCCGACCTCCGTCCTGTCCCTGCCCGTGCTGCGCGTCGAAGTGCTGGCCGGGTTGACCGTGGCCCTCGCCCTCGTGCCCGAGGCGGTGGCGTTCGCCTTCGTCGCCGGCGTGAACCCGTTGGTCGGGCTCTATGCCGCGTTCATCGTGGGTCTGATCACCGCGCTGATCGGCGGCCGGCCGGGGATGATCTCGGGCGCGACGGGCGCGCTGGCCGTCGTGATGGTCAGCCTCGTGGCCGTGCACGGGGTGGAATACCTCTTCGCGACCGTCGTCCTGATGGGGCTTCTGCAGATCTTCGCGGGGGTGATGCGCTGGGGCAAGTTCATCCGTCTCGTGCCGCATCCCGTCATGCTGGGCTTCGTCAACGGTCTGGCCATCGTGATCTTCCTTGCGCAGTTGACGCAGTTCCGCACGCCCGACGGCGCGTGGCTGCCCGCGGGCGACATCCTCCTGATGCTGGGTCTGATCGCGGTGACGATGGCGGTGATCTGGGGCCTGCCGAAGGTGACGAACCTGATCCCCGCGCCGCTGGCCGGGATCGGCATCACGGCGGCACTGGTGATCGGGCTTGGGCTGAGCACGCCGACGGTGGGCGACATGGCCTCCATCGCGGGCGGGCTGCCGGCCTTCCACATCCCGATGGTGCCGCTCAACTACGAGACGCTGACGATCATCCTGCCCTACGCGCTGATCCTCGCGGCGATCGGCCTGATCGAGAGCCTGCTGACGCTGAACCTCGTGGGCGAGATCACGGGCCAGCGCGGCGGCGCGTCGCAGGAATGCATCGCGCAGGGCGCGGCCAACACGGTGACCGGGTTCTTCGGCGGCATGGGCGGCTGCGCCATGATCGGCCAGTCGATGATCAACGTGAAATCCGGCGGGCGGACGCGGATCTCGGGCATCTCGGCAGCGCTGTTCCTTCTTGCGTTCATCCTCGTCGCCGCGCCGCTGATCGAACGTATCCCGCTGGCCGCGCTGGTGGGCGTCATGTTCATGGTCGTGATCGGGACCTTCGCGTGGAATTCGATCAAGATCCTGACCCGCGTGCCGCGCATCGACGCGGTGGTCATCATCCTCATGACCATCGTGACGGTGCTGACCGACCTCGCCATCGCGGTGGTCGTGGGCGTGATCGTCTCGGCGCTGGCCTATGCCTGGGAAAATGCGCGCCGCATCCGGGCCTCGACCTACGAGACCCCCGAAGGCGCGCGCGTCTACCAGGTCAACGGCCCGCTCTTCTTCGGGTCGGCCACGGGCTTCGTCGAACTCTTCGATCCCGAGGCGGACCCTTCGGTCGTCATCGTGGACTTCGCCGAAAGCCGGGTCGCCGACCAGTCCGCGCTGCAGGCCATCGAGGCGGTCGCCGGGAAATACGAGGCGGCGGGCAAGCGGATCGAGCTGCGCCACCTCAGCCGCGACTGCCACCGCCTGCTGACGAAGGCCGGACACCTGATGGTCGACAGCGATGACGACCCCGATTACGCGATCGCCGCCAATTACGGCGTGCGGACCGGCATCCTCGAGGGCGGTCACTGA